A DNA window from Acidihalobacter prosperus contains the following coding sequences:
- a CDS encoding LutC/YkgG family protein, with amino-acid sequence MKSAMRARLRATSARRPDPGLAAAPTRPPVDDPRALLEQRFGDNGIEWLVFASEAEARTWLAGFAADFDGAAVSEWVPASLAPPLPEMPPETAALGVSRARLAVAESGTLILDAREGRRTHLLPPVHLIWLAADDVVADLPTALARLGGALPSALGLHSGPSRSADIGGVLVQGVHGPGRVLVVMLPSISPISALG; translated from the coding sequence ATGAAGTCGGCGATGCGTGCGCGTTTACGTGCCACCTCGGCGCGCCGTCCCGATCCCGGCCTGGCCGCCGCGCCGACGCGGCCGCCGGTGGATGACCCTCGTGCATTGCTCGAGCAGCGTTTCGGCGACAACGGTATCGAATGGCTGGTGTTCGCGAGCGAGGCGGAGGCGCGCACATGGCTGGCGGGATTCGCGGCCGATTTCGACGGTGCTGCGGTCAGCGAATGGGTGCCGGCGTCGCTGGCGCCGCCCCTGCCGGAAATGCCGCCGGAGACCGCCGCGCTCGGCGTCAGCCGGGCGCGGCTGGCGGTGGCCGAGTCGGGCACGCTGATCCTCGATGCGCGCGAAGGCCGGCGCACGCACCTGCTGCCGCCCGTGCATCTGATCTGGCTGGCGGCCGATGACGTGGTTGCGGACCTGCCCACGGCGCTTGCGCGCCTCGGCGGCGCGCTGCCCTCCGCGCTCGGCCTGCACTCCGGTCCCTCGCGCTCCGCCGACATCGGCGGTGTGCTGGTGCAGGGCGTGCATGGCCCCGGCCGGGTGCTGGTGGTCATGCTGCCGTCTATTTCCCCGATCTCCGCGCTCGGGTAA
- a CDS encoding lactate utilization protein B: MAHEPRIDYRVNAETILRDTPGVREAVTRATTHFDGSRERAYGEVDETALRDWAAGLRRHVLANLERYLLQAEERLTANGVEVHWADDAEDALAILETLVQRHEVRRVVKGKSMLSEEIGTNAALEGLGVEVFETDLGEYIIQLAHEHPSHIIAPAIHRSVEDIAAQFETQLGTAPNADPDALAAAARARLREAFLTADMGITGANFVAADSGTVALVENEGNIRISTSVPRVHVAFVGIEKVVPRLADLGGLLPLISRAATGQRLGNYVSLISGPRRADEPHGPEAVHVIFVDNGRSALLDDPEQGEALACIRCGACLNTCPVFRQTGGHPYQWAYSGPIGAVLAPALLGLERAWMLPQASTLCGACEDVCPVRIPLPRMLVTWRQRAAAAGYGFAGEAMAVKAYRWMAARPGLFHRATRLVGGPLGQALGSAPVLREWTRYRDLPGADDDGRDET; the protein is encoded by the coding sequence ATGGCCCATGAGCCGCGTATCGACTACCGCGTGAACGCGGAGACCATCCTGCGCGATACGCCGGGGGTGCGCGAGGCCGTGACCCGCGCCACCACGCATTTCGACGGCAGCCGCGAACGCGCCTACGGCGAGGTCGATGAAACCGCGCTGCGCGACTGGGCGGCCGGCCTGCGCCGCCATGTGCTCGCAAACCTTGAGCGCTACCTGCTTCAGGCCGAGGAACGCCTGACGGCCAACGGCGTCGAGGTGCACTGGGCGGACGATGCCGAGGATGCGCTTGCGATCCTCGAAACGCTGGTGCAGCGACATGAGGTGCGTCGCGTGGTCAAGGGCAAGAGCATGCTGTCCGAAGAGATCGGCACCAATGCCGCCCTCGAAGGACTCGGCGTCGAGGTGTTCGAGACCGATCTCGGCGAATACATCATCCAGCTTGCCCACGAGCACCCGAGCCACATCATCGCGCCCGCGATCCATCGCTCGGTGGAGGATATCGCGGCACAGTTCGAGACCCAGCTCGGCACCGCGCCGAACGCGGACCCGGACGCGCTGGCCGCCGCCGCCCGGGCGCGCCTGCGCGAGGCCTTTCTCACGGCCGACATGGGCATCACCGGCGCCAATTTCGTGGCCGCCGACAGCGGTACCGTGGCCCTGGTCGAGAACGAAGGCAATATCCGCATCAGTACATCGGTCCCGCGCGTGCACGTAGCCTTCGTCGGCATCGAAAAGGTGGTGCCGCGGCTGGCCGATCTCGGCGGCCTGCTGCCGCTGATCAGCCGCGCCGCCACCGGCCAGCGGCTCGGCAACTATGTCAGCCTGATTTCCGGCCCGCGCCGCGCCGACGAGCCGCATGGCCCGGAGGCGGTGCATGTGATCTTCGTCGACAACGGTCGCAGCGCGCTGCTCGACGACCCGGAGCAGGGCGAGGCACTGGCTTGCATCCGCTGCGGCGCCTGCCTCAATACCTGCCCGGTGTTCCGTCAGACCGGCGGACACCCCTATCAATGGGCCTACTCGGGGCCGATCGGCGCGGTGCTCGCCCCTGCGCTGCTCGGGCTGGAGCGCGCCTGGATGCTGCCGCAGGCCTCGACCCTGTGCGGCGCCTGCGAGGACGTCTGCCCGGTACGCATCCCGCTGCCGCGGATGCTGGTCACCTGGCGTCAGCGCGCGGCCGCCGCCGGGTACGGCTTCGCCGGCGAGGCGATGGCGGTCAAGGCCTACCGCTGGATGGCCGCTCGGCCAGGGCTGTTCCACCGCGCGACCCGGCTCGTGGGCGGGCCACTCGGACAGGCCCTCGGCAGTGCGCCGGTGCTTCGGGAATGGACGCGTTATCGCGATCTCCCGGGCGCGGACGATGACGGGAGAGACGAGACATGA
- a CDS encoding (Fe-S)-binding protein: MRVALFPSCMTEGFFPQAAEDARWLLERAGAEVTTPPAATCCGQPAYSTGYSAEAVEMVAQCVDAFADADYVVLPSGSCASMLRRFAPGLMAATDTAAAADALAVRSYELAQFLDGVIGWHPPADALAGRRLVMHHGCHALRELHAAGAAERLLQAAGAELLPWEAQTECCGFGGAFAVKMPAVSAAMADRKLDTLPAAEMLVSADPGCLLQLAGRAGARGLGLTVRHLASLLREAADGP, encoded by the coding sequence ATGCGCGTCGCCCTGTTTCCGTCCTGCATGACCGAAGGCTTTTTCCCTCAGGCGGCCGAGGATGCCCGCTGGCTGCTCGAGCGCGCAGGCGCGGAGGTGACGACGCCGCCCGCCGCCACCTGTTGCGGTCAGCCGGCCTACAGCACGGGGTATTCAGCCGAGGCGGTCGAGATGGTGGCGCAGTGCGTCGACGCCTTCGCGGACGCGGATTATGTCGTGCTGCCGTCGGGCAGCTGCGCCAGCATGCTACGCCGCTTCGCGCCCGGTCTGATGGCCGCCACGGATACGGCGGCCGCAGCCGACGCGCTGGCCGTGCGCAGCTACGAGCTGGCGCAGTTCCTAGACGGCGTGATCGGCTGGCATCCTCCGGCGGATGCGCTGGCAGGCCGGCGGTTGGTCATGCACCATGGCTGCCACGCCCTGCGCGAGCTGCATGCGGCCGGTGCCGCCGAACGCCTACTGCAGGCCGCCGGTGCGGAGCTGTTGCCCTGGGAGGCGCAAACGGAATGCTGCGGCTTCGGCGGTGCTTTCGCGGTGAAAATGCCGGCGGTTTCGGCCGCCATGGCCGATCGCAAGCTCGATACCTTGCCGGCGGCGGAAATGCTGGTCAGCGCCGACCCCGGCTGTCTGCTGCAGCTGGCGGGCCGCGCCGGCGCGCGCGGGCTGGGCCTGACTGTACGGCATCTGGCCAGCCTGCTGCGGGAGGCCGCCGATGGCCCATGA
- a CDS encoding flavin monoamine oxidase family protein: MQEQNCVIVGAGLSGLYVARALTRSAAAFCVLEARERAGGRILSRAAAASVLPDARFDLGPAWVWPAFQPLMTELIGQLGLPLFQQATSGDSLYEEAAQPEPLRLSDQSPHAESRRFVGGAGRLIEALCASLPADRLRLGQTVTRVTATDTGVTVHHRDAAGPSILRARRAVLALPPRLLAATVAFDPPLPPALRRRLAATPTWMAAHAKLLALYDRPFWREQGLSGEAFSRRGPLTEIYDASPAEGGPYALFGFYGMPAAARRAIGREGLIARGLAQLERLFGGAAARPIECLLKDWSDSPLTATPEDAIPPPGHPEYGLGDQTRTLWDGRLMLAGTESSARSGGYLEGALEAGREVADLLSDRHA; the protein is encoded by the coding sequence ATGCAAGAGCAGAACTGTGTGATCGTCGGCGCCGGCCTCAGCGGGCTCTACGTCGCCCGCGCGCTGACCCGTTCGGCTGCCGCTTTCTGCGTTCTGGAAGCCCGCGAAAGGGCCGGCGGGCGTATTCTGAGCCGCGCCGCCGCTGCGTCCGTCTTGCCAGACGCGCGCTTCGATCTGGGGCCGGCCTGGGTCTGGCCCGCCTTCCAGCCGTTGATGACGGAGCTGATCGGACAACTCGGACTGCCGCTGTTCCAGCAGGCGACATCCGGCGACAGCCTCTACGAAGAGGCGGCCCAGCCAGAACCGCTGCGCCTGTCGGATCAGTCGCCGCATGCCGAGTCGCGCCGCTTCGTCGGCGGCGCCGGACGCCTGATCGAGGCCTTGTGCGCCAGCCTGCCGGCCGACCGGCTGCGGCTGGGGCAGACCGTCACCCGTGTGACCGCGACCGACACCGGCGTGACCGTTCACCATCGCGATGCCGCCGGCCCGTCGATTCTGCGGGCGCGCCGCGCCGTGCTGGCCCTGCCGCCGCGCCTGCTCGCGGCGACGGTCGCATTCGACCCGCCGCTGCCCCCGGCTCTACGCCGCAGGCTTGCGGCCACACCCACCTGGATGGCCGCGCACGCCAAACTCCTGGCCCTGTACGACCGCCCCTTCTGGCGCGAGCAGGGCCTGTCGGGAGAAGCCTTCAGCCGCCGCGGCCCGCTCACCGAAATCTACGACGCCTCGCCCGCCGAAGGAGGCCCGTACGCGCTGTTCGGCTTCTACGGCATGCCGGCCGCCGCGCGCCGCGCGATTGGCCGCGAGGGTCTGATCGCACGCGGCCTGGCGCAACTCGAGCGCCTATTCGGCGGCGCCGCCGCCCGGCCGATCGAGTGTTTGCTCAAGGACTGGAGCGACAGCCCGCTGACCGCCACGCCGGAAGACGCCATCCCCCCGCCAGGGCATCCCGAATACGGACTCGGCGACCAGACGCGCACGCTGTGGGACGGGCGTCTGATGCTCGCCGGCACCGAATCGTCGGCGCGCAGCGGCGGTTATCTGGAAGGCGCGCTCGAAGCGGGCAGGGAGGTTGCCGATCTGCTCTCCGACCGTCACGCTTAG
- a CDS encoding DMT family transporter: MSRPSERAAALNLSMTPTEWALLGLLSLLWGSSFFFIRVSVLELPPLVVVLLRVGLAALVLNLLLALRGKTLPRSATLWQAFLVMGLINNALPFTLIVWGEAHIGSGLAAILNATTPMFTAAVAHAFTRDEKLTHGRVTGILIGLAGVAVMIGPSAFAPGHGVLLAQLAILGAATSYAFGTVFGRRFRTLGLSPLVAAAGQVTASSLILLPLTFAIDHPLALPMPSWPAIGAVFGLGVLSTALAFILYFRILATAGATNVSLVTLLVPVTAILLGTSLLGEHLGRVQILGMGLILLGLVVIDGRLLRHLTRWR, from the coding sequence ATGTCACGCCCGTCCGAACGCGCCGCCGCACTCAATCTCTCGATGACGCCCACCGAATGGGCACTGCTCGGGCTGTTGTCCTTGCTCTGGGGCAGCTCCTTTTTCTTCATCCGCGTATCGGTGCTGGAGCTGCCGCCCCTCGTGGTCGTACTGCTGCGCGTCGGGCTTGCCGCGCTGGTGCTCAACTTGCTGCTGGCGCTGCGCGGCAAAACCCTGCCGCGCAGCGCCACGCTGTGGCAGGCCTTCCTGGTAATGGGGCTGATCAACAATGCCCTGCCGTTCACCCTGATCGTATGGGGCGAGGCGCACATCGGCAGTGGACTGGCGGCCATACTCAACGCGACCACCCCCATGTTCACCGCGGCTGTGGCGCACGCGTTCACGCGGGACGAGAAACTGACCCACGGGCGCGTGACCGGCATCCTCATCGGTCTGGCCGGCGTCGCGGTGATGATCGGCCCCAGCGCGTTCGCGCCGGGACACGGCGTCCTGCTCGCCCAGCTGGCGATTCTGGGCGCGGCCACCAGCTATGCGTTCGGCACGGTATTCGGACGCCGTTTCCGAACCCTCGGCCTGTCGCCACTGGTCGCCGCCGCCGGTCAGGTCACCGCCTCCAGCCTGATCCTGCTGCCGTTGACTTTCGCGATCGATCACCCGCTGGCACTGCCCATGCCTTCCTGGCCGGCCATCGGCGCGGTATTCGGACTCGGTGTACTGTCCACCGCGCTCGCCTTCATTCTGTATTTCCGTATCCTTGCGACCGCCGGCGCGACCAACGTCTCGCTGGTGACGCTGCTCGTGCCGGTTACCGCCATCCTCCTCGGCACGAGCCTGCTGGGCGAACACCTCGGCAGGGTGCAAATCCTGGGTATGGGCCTCATCCTGCTCGGTCTCGTTGTGATCGACGGACGCTTGCTACGACACCTGACGCGCTGGCGCTAG
- a CDS encoding putative bifunctional diguanylate cyclase/phosphodiesterase produces MTGKALNLSFAAAAHGPDATQIRADQLSILYSALPIALLATLINAAVLGAVQSPLIPKHIVGGWLGAIVLLTAWRFVGYYRYTRGLTRLSATRGWTIRFLTEVLISGALWGAAAFLLYPPGDPLHQMFLVFVLAGMGAGAVTTLSAMWAAALSYLLPSLLPLIAHLLLEHSTVSLAMACMAMLFLVMMAVAALRARNTLLELLRARHAQVRADADLRLAATAFRSQEGILIADRAGNILRINEAAARLSGFAETALVGRPARELLSPDDAGEAARRSMFEALERSGFWAGECRLVTRDGGRLPISATVATVRDPNGETSHYVGHFQDISAYKQAQANLDFQARHDTLTALPNRRMLSERLARDITRCRRHRHHGAAVFIDIDHFKRVNDALGHRVGDHLLQTIAFRLLENIRGEDIAARFGGDEFVVVLTGLDAQPARAMEQAQQAAEKLRTLFATPFRHHSAPLHLTASFGIALYPQDDHDEDAESVLTRADTALYQVKERGRNALAFYQPGMLDAVRTRLSIENALRNALEENTFELFFQPQVDTTYLRMVGVEALLRWNRPGHGRVMPGEFIPVAEDSGLILPVGDWVMQSACSALARWRGLPIGAPDFALSINVSPRQFFQADFVSRVLGCLEAHDLNGRCLELELTESVLLDDIGETRAKMRQLAEHGIRFALDDFGTGYSSLRYLQQLPITTLKIDQSFVRELREDDGDGNTAIIRSILSVARHLGLKVVAEGVETRMQAEMLDALGCRVHQGYRYSRPIGESEILSWLGGRTPASAADH; encoded by the coding sequence TTGACTGGTAAGGCTTTGAATCTTTCATTTGCCGCCGCCGCGCACGGCCCTGACGCCACGCAGATACGGGCCGACCAGCTCAGCATCCTGTACAGCGCGCTGCCCATTGCCCTGCTGGCGACACTAATCAACGCGGCAGTGCTGGGGGCGGTGCAAAGCCCTTTGATCCCCAAGCACATCGTCGGCGGCTGGCTGGGTGCAATCGTGCTGCTGACCGCCTGGCGCTTCGTCGGCTACTACCGCTATACCCGTGGACTTACCCGACTCTCCGCCACGCGCGGCTGGACAATCCGCTTCCTCACGGAAGTCCTGATTTCGGGCGCACTGTGGGGCGCCGCCGCCTTCCTGCTCTATCCACCCGGCGACCCGCTGCATCAAATGTTCCTGGTTTTCGTGCTGGCCGGCATGGGCGCGGGCGCGGTCACCACGTTGTCGGCCATGTGGGCGGCGGCGCTCTCCTATCTGTTGCCTTCGTTGCTGCCGCTGATCGCACATCTGCTGCTCGAACACAGCACCGTCAGCCTGGCGATGGCCTGCATGGCCATGCTGTTCCTGGTCATGATGGCGGTCGCGGCCCTGCGCGCACGCAACACCCTGCTAGAATTGCTCCGCGCACGCCATGCCCAGGTGCGCGCGGATGCCGATCTGCGTCTCGCGGCCACCGCCTTCCGCAGCCAGGAAGGCATTTTGATAGCCGACCGCGCAGGCAACATTTTGCGCATCAACGAAGCAGCTGCGCGGCTATCGGGTTTTGCCGAAACTGCCTTGGTGGGACGCCCTGCGCGCGAACTGCTGTCGCCGGACGACGCTGGCGAGGCCGCACGGCGTTCGATGTTCGAGGCGCTGGAACGCAGCGGCTTCTGGGCCGGTGAATGCCGGCTCGTCACGCGTGACGGCGGTCGATTGCCGATCAGCGCGACCGTGGCGACCGTGCGCGACCCGAATGGCGAAACCAGCCACTATGTCGGCCACTTTCAGGACATCTCCGCCTACAAACAAGCCCAGGCGAATCTCGATTTTCAAGCACGCCACGACACTCTCACCGCCCTACCCAACCGCCGCATGCTCAGCGAGCGCCTCGCCCGCGATATCACGCGCTGCCGACGCCACCGACACCACGGCGCCGCCGTATTCATCGACATCGACCACTTCAAACGCGTCAACGACGCGCTCGGACACCGGGTCGGCGACCACCTACTGCAGACCATTGCCTTCCGGCTCCTGGAGAACATCCGCGGCGAGGACATCGCCGCGCGTTTCGGCGGCGACGAGTTCGTGGTTGTGCTCACTGGGCTGGACGCTCAACCCGCGCGTGCCATGGAACAGGCGCAACAGGCAGCCGAAAAGTTGCGCACTTTGTTCGCGACGCCCTTCCGCCACCACAGCGCGCCATTACACCTGACGGCCAGTTTCGGCATCGCCCTGTATCCGCAAGACGATCACGACGAGGATGCGGAAAGCGTGCTGACACGCGCCGACACCGCTCTCTACCAGGTCAAGGAACGTGGACGCAATGCCCTGGCCTTCTACCAACCCGGCATGCTGGATGCGGTACGCACGCGCCTGAGCATCGAAAATGCCCTGCGCAACGCCCTGGAAGAAAATACCTTCGAGCTGTTCTTCCAGCCGCAGGTGGACACGACCTACCTGCGGATGGTGGGTGTCGAGGCACTGCTGCGCTGGAACCGCCCCGGGCACGGACGGGTGATGCCGGGCGAATTCATCCCCGTGGCGGAAGACAGCGGCCTGATCCTGCCGGTAGGCGACTGGGTGATGCAGTCCGCCTGCTCGGCACTCGCTCGATGGAGGGGTTTGCCGATCGGCGCGCCGGATTTCGCCCTGTCGATCAACGTCAGCCCTCGCCAGTTCTTCCAGGCCGATTTCGTCTCGCGGGTGCTGGGCTGCCTGGAGGCGCACGACCTGAACGGTCGATGCCTGGAGCTGGAACTGACCGAAAGCGTGTTGCTGGACGATATCGGCGAGACCCGCGCCAAGATGCGTCAGCTCGCCGAACACGGCATCCGGTTCGCGCTCGACGATTTCGGCACCGGCTACTCCTCGCTGCGCTATCTGCAGCAGCTGCCGATCACCACGCTCAAGATCGACCAGTCCTTCGTGCGCGAGTTGCGCGAGGACGACGGCGACGGCAATACCGCAATCATCCGCTCCATCCTGTCGGTGGCGCGGCATCTGGGCCTGAAGGTGGTGGCGGAAGGCGTCGAGACGCGGATGCAGGCGGAGATGCTCGACGCGCTCGGTTGCCGCGTGCACCAAGGCTATCGCTACAGCCGCCCGATCGGCGAATCCGAGATACTCTCCTGGCTGGGCGGGCGGACGCCCGCGTCAGCCGCCGACCATTAG
- a CDS encoding SCO family protein: MSLFSSVLRDDSDRQAFWYSAAIGAFVGLLIGAAMTSLWSIVRAHEDGRLSADTRKPPAPAIALHRGPLAPFVTGFVDQNGKPVTTHDLLGKVRIVTFLSPLGDRYSPLVVSNLMNLYQELKDDGMLGKQVTFVSYNVDPAHTGPAQMADFFKQIAGIDPRTADWHFLTAQPATVRKLVTEGYGVHYRQIGDAAYAKLSAKQREDGEYLYAKAVNPLSAQYRPDYHVIGHDELVVVGPRDHIWARIPDASTVSNGELMRFIASLLKLPGMPGADHVPPAGGL; this comes from the coding sequence ATGAGCCTGTTCAGTTCGGTATTGCGCGACGATTCGGATCGCCAGGCCTTTTGGTACAGTGCGGCGATCGGTGCGTTCGTGGGGTTGCTCATCGGTGCTGCAATGACCAGTCTTTGGAGTATCGTGCGTGCGCATGAGGACGGGCGGCTTTCCGCCGACACCCGCAAGCCGCCGGCGCCGGCCATCGCCTTGCACCGAGGTCCGCTGGCGCCGTTCGTCACGGGCTTCGTCGACCAGAACGGCAAGCCGGTGACCACGCACGACCTGCTCGGCAAGGTGCGCATCGTCACCTTCCTGTCGCCGTTAGGCGATCGCTACAGTCCGCTCGTGGTGTCCAATCTGATGAACCTGTACCAGGAACTCAAGGACGACGGCATGTTGGGCAAGCAGGTGACCTTTGTGTCCTACAATGTCGATCCGGCGCATACAGGCCCAGCGCAGATGGCCGATTTCTTCAAGCAGATTGCCGGCATCGATCCGCGTACCGCGGATTGGCATTTTCTCACGGCCCAGCCGGCAACGGTGCGCAAGCTGGTCACCGAGGGCTATGGCGTGCACTACCGCCAGATCGGCGACGCAGCGTACGCCAAGCTGTCCGCCAAGCAGCGCGAGGACGGCGAATATTTGTACGCCAAGGCGGTCAACCCGTTGAGCGCGCAATACAGGCCGGATTACCATGTGATCGGTCACGATGAACTCGTCGTCGTCGGGCCGCGCGACCACATCTGGGCGCGTATCCCCGACGCCAGCACCGTATCCAACGGCGAGCTGATGCGTTTCATCGCTTCCCTGCTGAAGCTGCCGGGCATGCCCGGTGCGGATCACGTGCCTCCGGCCGGCGGTCTTTAG
- a CDS encoding SCO family protein — protein sequence MSEWVSDKPTRAPIVGLGRAHLLGLTSGTVFGIVVMLGLSLLLTLGPAKPPAHPQDAPLASNVPDVIFKAPRFTGFVNQNGDKVASSDFDGKVQVVSFLFPLCSSMCPVIASHIVNLEHQVQQAGLAGRVRMVSFNVAPGKTSPEEMADFMREYGGRPSSSGWQFLTASPAEIDRVVRQGYHEYFQMISLEAENKIFAQQQKAGTYNYMPNMQNKLADKVNADFDVTHSSSIILVGPHGNVRYVMNDADTVPVPVLLKKIEGLLKARGA from the coding sequence GTGTCGGAATGGGTATCGGACAAACCGACCCGTGCGCCCATCGTGGGCCTCGGAAGGGCTCATCTGCTGGGACTGACGAGCGGCACGGTCTTCGGCATCGTCGTCATGCTGGGGCTTTCGCTTCTGCTCACTCTGGGGCCGGCGAAACCGCCCGCCCACCCGCAGGACGCCCCCTTGGCCAGCAACGTGCCTGACGTCATCTTCAAGGCACCCCGCTTCACCGGCTTCGTCAACCAGAATGGCGACAAGGTGGCCTCCAGCGATTTCGACGGCAAGGTACAGGTGGTTTCATTCCTATTCCCGCTGTGTTCGAGCATGTGCCCCGTGATCGCGTCGCACATCGTGAATCTGGAGCATCAGGTGCAGCAGGCGGGCCTCGCGGGTCGCGTGCGCATGGTGTCCTTCAATGTTGCGCCAGGGAAGACCAGCCCGGAAGAAATGGCCGACTTCATGCGCGAGTACGGCGGCAGGCCGTCCAGCTCAGGGTGGCAGTTCCTGACGGCCAGCCCGGCGGAAATCGACCGCGTGGTCAGGCAGGGCTACCATGAATATTTCCAGATGATCTCGCTGGAGGCCGAGAACAAGATATTCGCCCAGCAACAGAAGGCCGGTACGTACAATTACATGCCCAATATGCAGAACAAGCTGGCCGACAAGGTGAATGCGGATTTCGACGTCACTCACAGCAGTTCGATCATCCTGGTGGGGCCGCACGGCAACGTACGCTATGTGATGAACGACGCCGACACGGTACCCGTGCCTGTATTGCTCAAGAAGATCGAAGGCCTGCTCAAGGCCCGGGGAGCGTGA
- the ureC gene encoding urease subunit alpha, with protein MSRTIDRRAYAEMYGPTVGDRVRLGDTALVIEVEEDRTVYGEEVKFGGGKVIRDGMGQSQRAAAEVADTVITNALILDWWGVVKADIGLKDGRIAGIGKAGNPDIQPGVDIVIGAGTEVIAGEGLVATAGGIDAHIHFICPQQIEEALMSGVTTMIGGGTGPAAGTNATTCTPGPWYIRRMLEAAESFPMNLGFLGKGNASLAAPLDEQIAAGAMGLKLHEDWGTTPAAIDNCLSAAERADVQVAIHTDTLNESGFVEDTLAAFKGRTIHTYHTEGAGGGHAPDIIKACGAPNVLPSSTNPTRPYTVNTVDEHLDMLMVCHHLDPNIPEDVAFADSRIRRETIAAEDILHDLGAFSMIASDSQAMGRVGEVVTRTWQTAHKMKVQRGSLAEDPARHDNYRARRYVAKYTVNPAIAHGIAHEVGSVEVGKLADLVLWKPAFFGAKPAMVIKGGMIAAAPMGDPNASIPTPQPVHYRPMFGSYGGARAATRLSFVSQAALAAGVPEALGLRASVSAVRGTRGIGKRDMKLNDYLPAMEVDPQTYAVRADGELLVCEPAVELPLAQRYFLF; from the coding sequence ATGAGCCGCACGATCGACCGCCGCGCCTACGCGGAGATGTACGGACCCACCGTGGGCGACCGCGTGCGCCTCGGCGACACCGCACTGGTGATCGAGGTCGAGGAGGACCGCACGGTCTACGGCGAGGAGGTCAAGTTCGGCGGCGGCAAGGTGATCCGCGACGGCATGGGCCAGAGCCAGCGCGCCGCGGCCGAGGTCGCCGACACGGTGATCACCAACGCCCTGATCCTCGACTGGTGGGGCGTGGTCAAGGCGGATATCGGGCTCAAGGACGGGCGCATCGCCGGCATCGGCAAGGCCGGCAACCCGGACATCCAGCCCGGCGTGGACATCGTCATCGGCGCCGGCACCGAGGTCATCGCGGGCGAGGGCCTGGTCGCCACCGCCGGCGGCATCGACGCCCACATCCATTTCATCTGCCCGCAGCAGATCGAGGAGGCGCTGATGTCGGGCGTCACCACCATGATCGGCGGTGGCACCGGCCCGGCTGCGGGCACCAACGCGACCACCTGCACGCCCGGCCCCTGGTACATCCGCCGCATGCTCGAGGCCGCCGAGAGCTTCCCGATGAATCTCGGTTTCCTCGGCAAGGGCAACGCCAGCCTGGCCGCCCCGCTGGACGAGCAGATCGCCGCCGGCGCGATGGGCCTCAAGCTGCACGAGGACTGGGGCACCACGCCGGCCGCCATCGACAACTGCCTGTCCGCGGCCGAGCGCGCCGACGTGCAGGTGGCTATCCACACCGACACGCTGAACGAGTCCGGCTTCGTCGAGGACACCCTGGCCGCCTTCAAGGGGCGCACCATCCACACCTATCACACCGAAGGCGCCGGCGGCGGCCACGCCCCGGACATCATCAAGGCCTGCGGCGCGCCCAACGTGCTGCCGTCGTCGACCAACCCGACGCGTCCGTACACGGTCAACACCGTGGACGAACATCTCGACATGCTGATGGTCTGCCATCACCTCGACCCGAACATCCCCGAGGACGTGGCCTTCGCGGACTCGCGCATCCGCCGCGAGACCATCGCCGCCGAGGACATCCTGCACGACCTCGGCGCCTTCTCCATGATCGCCTCCGACTCGCAGGCCATGGGCCGGGTGGGCGAGGTGGTCACGCGCACCTGGCAGACCGCGCACAAGATGAAGGTGCAGCGCGGCAGCCTGGCCGAGGACCCGGCGCGGCACGACAACTACCGCGCGCGCCGCTACGTCGCCAAGTACACCGTCAACCCGGCCATCGCGCACGGCATCGCGCACGAAGTCGGCTCGGTCGAGGTCGGCAAGCTGGCCGACCTGGTGCTGTGGAAGCCGGCCTTCTTCGGCGCCAAGCCGGCGATGGTGATCAAGGGCGGCATGATCGCCGCCGCGCCGATGGGCGATCCCAACGCCTCAATTCCGACACCGCAGCCGGTGCACTATCGCCCGATGTTCGGCAGCTACGGCGGCGCGCGCGCGGCCACGCGACTGAGCTTCGTCTCGCAGGCCGCGCTGGCCGCCGGCGTCCCCGAGGCGCTCGGTCTGCGAGCCAGCGTGTCGGCGGTGCGCGGCACCCGCGGCATCGGCAAGCGCGACATGAAGCTCAACGACTATCTCCCCGCGATGGAAGTCGATCCGCAGACCTATGCGGTGCGCGCCGACGGCGAATTGCTGGTTTGCGAACCCGCTGTGGAGCTGCCGCTGGCGCAGCGCTACTTCCTGTTCTGA
- a CDS encoding urease subunit beta, translated as MIPGELLPAEGVIEINAGRETRSLRVANTGDRPIQVGSHYHFHETNGALDFDREAARGFRLNIPAGTAVRFEPGQTREVELVALAGARTVYGFNARIMGALDA; from the coding sequence ATGATTCCCGGAGAACTGCTGCCCGCCGAGGGCGTGATCGAGATCAACGCCGGCCGCGAGACGCGCAGCCTGCGCGTGGCCAACACCGGCGACCGGCCCATCCAGGTCGGCTCGCACTATCACTTCCACGAGACCAACGGCGCGCTGGACTTCGACCGCGAGGCCGCGCGCGGCTTCCGGCTGAACATCCCGGCCGGCACCGCCGTGCGCTTCGAGCCCGGGCAGACACGCGAGGTCGAGCTGGTCGCGCTGGCCGGCGCACGCACGGTCTACGGATTCAACGCACGTATCATGGGAGCACTGGACGCATGA